ACCTTTAGTTTTATGAAAGGAACCTGGAAAGTTTAGAtgttaattttcatttatttcatcacTAGAAGAAAAATCCTGTGAAGTTTTGTAGTTAGATTTTTGGGACTGGCCCATGATCCTTTAGAACTGAGTGGTCCACAGTCCTACTCCAAGACTTTTATAAATGTGATAGCTTCCTCAGCTCCATTtctgttgttttattattatggttcagtTACAAAATCAGTCAAATATTCAAACTGCATTTAGCACGtttgtccacctattgagtcaTTCCCAAGGACTTGGATAGGCATATGTGGGTGTTTGATGACATGCAATGTATCATCacaggcagtgatgggattccaaatcttttcctactggttctatgacaGTATGTTTTGTGCACGCATTCAAGCTTCACATGTGCACATGCTTAACATGTGCTTTACACACATGTGTATCACTCAAAGACCACCCTTGGTATCAATGCTGAtcagctgagctgttttttacttcagctgaggcatggcaatccacaatttagctgagctaaaaaaacaagggaatataggacaggaaatgaCAGGGGTGGGAAGGCAGGTGAAACCAGagctggtatttgccggttctcctaactatcaaaatttccgctactgcttcgcctgaaccagtccaaacagcctgaatttgatcacatgatataAGCTGTTCTGGGTaaaattgccttttgcaattgactgatggggattttaTCAATGCTGATGGTATtaaagtggtgctccagttgttttgggattgtacccaTAGTATCTCTTTGTATTGGAACTATCTTAgttcgttccccccccccccaacagcaggtctttgtattttgttgtcTTCTTCACTTCTTTCTCttatattctgctgtctccaggcactgccacatccaccatgcaaacttttttgtctttcttattgacagttgttaagtctgagTTGTTATGTGTCTTTTTGAATTCTAGTTCTTTGCTTGCAGGCAaagggttttcattttttttgtctttcagatCTTtgattctgccttttttttaaaaaaaaaaaattattttcaaaacaaatgtaacaaataaaatcttctttctttacatactgtagaaagtatttcagttggttacaaaatgctttcgtgcatctcttccaccgtcatcaagtaTAGTTCATATTAACGCAAGTATTTTAACTCCAATGTTTATATATGTTTCCATCATCATACTTCCAGTTTCATTTCACTATCATTGTTTAGATGTCCTTCAtcttaaaatataccaaaatttaattcataaccacatactggcatttcatttactatttctaaaacccTCCAATACTACTGagtccttatatcctattctagctaaacatccataatatttagtaacaaaattttccaatcctccttttcaaaacactgtttgcaatttacatccagtttccttatgatgtacccatacctatatataaattatttatcattatcccttctttatttgactaggtatatcctatatcataacatttcccccctaatagtCAAAAATTGACTCtatctaatttagttctttttttattgacctttatatataatccaaatggTTTTCTGATCTTCCCTTCAtgggtatcattcaatattcatatccaattatggcttatcataacactatacgttgtgtacattattatcattatcaatttttttatttaactatacctattatcactaaatttcactaagtttaactagttttaaattatactcttccatctatcaacctgtatctttccattgataaaacagtctcatgtcttctgccatttgtggtattaaTCTTCTAAGCATCTtcttaatcagctttgtatggacttctcttagcaattccttgcttgtaagatctctcatataattttgATGCCCTCTTTCCGTTTCTTTATTccgcttatctttgattgtcagcagtgttatcaatatttttgctgataaggtttcatagtccataaattctttattttttttcttctatgtctTGCCCTTTGAGATAaatttcctttccatttatttcctctttcaatattgcattctttacattttcaaaaacaaaccagttgccaaaccagcaggtttaatctctttatattcattttccacttcagttttttgtatttcaattctctcattttgcatttgataaacatcttaaattttttcatcatattttgctgttagctgCTCCAAGTATTCCAATTTTGGTTCTATTCtctcatatatatttgataattttagTAATTCTGAAAATATTGTCTGTACGTTTACAATCTGTATATTTTCTTGACATTGTGCCATCTTAAGAAGCGCATCTGCCCTTGCTTGGAAGGTTGTTAATGTTAAAACATGGATTCTCAAAAGCCGTCTTTTCCCCTCTTCTCTGGTTGAAaacatacttcaaagggacatctggctTACCCTTATCACTCTGTAATGAGCAATCAAAGCAAACTGTGAAGAGAGGAGAAAGTACCGCTTGAATACACAAACCTCCAATTAACAAACCCCTCCCCTCATTCGGGCACCATATCACtgttaaaatgttcttttttatgtctattttatatttcaaattagaaaaagaggtccaatctttaaatgaatttaaaaaaatacccacACCAATGAAAGAGGAGAACTTTGATCTTTAAATCACAGCGTCAcagagaaaaagtagaaaaagaaaactttatccatccattttaaaaggcttgtaaatattccatccataaagatagtatttaaaaaagtgagataataaataaatttaataaattttaataaataattttatatgctgcccaatcccgtaggaccaCTGTCCAAAAGCATTAAGGGTTTAATTTTgccacttgattcttctattcttcaacttaaatcaatttttaagtttttacaggaaatctctcttttaaaacaataaagatttctcaccagctggaaacactttcactttccaTTCCTTTTGTTTTGGGGCCACCCTGACCTCATCAGCCATGGCTGGaattttgtcaccggcttgaagaaatTATCTTGCTTCTTTTGCGATATCctcgagatcagcaagatgtattcttcctgttcactgtctctttgggacagtttagaTCCGTTTGGACTCCCCAGTGGCAAAACTGtcaactgcgatctcagagcattgagatcacaCATCCTCTCATCGCGACTTTGGCCCGCTCCCCTTTGATTCTGCCTATTGTTGCAATTTGAGCTTCATATCTGCTGAAACTTTTGGCTATAATTGTTATTTGCCACCTTTTAATCTATCCATGCTAATTCTTATTACTAAATAAtactattaattattattatttcaccaTTTCattattgtcttttttctttttttaaaaaatagtctttattggttatacattttttaataagacatacaaatacagctttaaacatacaaaccctccccccccccagtgacagtcattcacaacatttttttcttcctcattgtttagtctctaaccagcatcttcttgttacaaaattcagggatctattacaatacccacgttcacttttagttcccattgttaacaactgctatttaacttccCCAGTTTTAAGTCCCTACTGTTCTCTTTGTTGCCCACATATACCATGGGTTCCAGCTAAGacaatgttccgtttctcctttgtccctcagccaacccttcattctgtccatttctgcacactcataaatctttttaattatggcatctttcaATGGTATGGTAGtaaatttccaaaattgtgcataggttattcttgcagccacaattatacatagactcaaatgccatatagatttactcctgttttctggttttatgcttagtaaaaaaagtCTTGGATTTCCATTCCatacttgccccggtaacctcttttagccagttttgaatccttctccagtatttcatgGCTTCAATataggaccaccaaatatggtagaatgtgccatcccttcttccacatttccaacacagtggggataactcaggaaacattttggctaacctcgttgggggaaagggccatctataaaccatcttgtatatattttctttaaacacTGTAGATAtcgtaagtttaatagtcttactccatagatcccaccatttacccatttcaatctcatagcaaaaatttctctcccatgctattagaaggcttttatccatctcttctttagcatcttaacaggtcaaaaattgatagatCTTCGACAACATTTActtatctccgccaaacaaaatcttatccaactcctgaaggtttgggtagatcccaaactgttccttatcacttttaaacctatttctaatctgtaaatattcccaccattccagattcctgccctgctgctttaattccatctttgtttcatGTTGCCATTTTCTGTtataatgtctttatatattatgtttcttgtccaattaaatatactgggatgcgttaaggcctccaacggtgccaaccaacatggaaccctaagatagtactttttcctcatctttttccacacccccatcaaaatcttccaaatataatgtcccatgaagtacctatggggagtatctctttcttgccagagggaggcatgccatccctgtgggaggtcatgtccctctatagccaataagcgccttctactcaacgtcacccaatccttcacccatgtcataattgctgcactaTAATACGCTTCCCAGTTGGgaactccgaagcctcccagttttttatgtttttgcaacatttgggctttaattcgtgctttcttgccttgccatataaatcgagccactattgtctccaaggattaaaaaaaaattgtccaatttagtcggtgccgtttgaaacaaaaacagaaatttcggtagtacatgtgtcttaactgtcgcaatcctgcccatcaaagatagttgtttaccactccaattagtcatatccttagatacctgttgtaataatttcatataattatctaccttgatagaggaacatctcttcgtaagccaaattcccaagtattgtactttatgggccatgttaatccctaacaagctttgtacttcccttttctggttcaaagtcatattcATAATTaatagttttgtcttctctttatttatacgtaactcctctattttacgtaaaagctgtatcccagaagccataggatcctctaaaataaaaacaaggttgTCAgcaaaagcctggaccttaaattcctgagctttagctcgtaaccctttaatttctatatcactcctcactattctaagaaggggttctaatgtaagGATAAACAGTAAGGGAgataacgggcatccttgtcttgtgcctttaccaatctcaatatcacacgcctcttctccatttaccagtAATGTCACGGTTTGTCATACATAAATTGCCTGAACCGCATTTAAGAAGTTtactccaaacttcatattttctaactgtgacaacataaacttccaatttacccgattgaatgccttctgtgcatcgacaaacataaaggccacttgtttgtcCAGctgggcttcataatattctaaggcatccaaaataattctattatctttcaaatgcctcgACAGCAGAAAGCCGTTCTAATCAGGATGTATAAATTtgctaaggaagaatttaagtctatctgccagtatagctgcaaaggttttataatccacattcaaaagtgaaatgggcctatagtggGTACAGTCAGCTCCAGccttaggcaaaagggttatataggcctcagcccacgATTTTGGTgtaatagaatccgtcaagacagcattaaatattactatcatttCTTGTCCTAAGATTCCCCAAAAAGTTTTAtaaatttcaactggcaaaccatccatgccaggagttttgttgtttttcatttttttgactgccttttctagttcatctattgttatcttttggtttagTACCCCTTTCACTTCATTTGAAATCttaggtagatttgcattatctaagaattccttaatttggtcctcagaaatttcctctctactatatagttgctgaaaaaaaccttgaataatttcctgtttctcccccttagtttctactaattcccctttactattctgcaattgtgctatacgtctgctctctctttctttccgaaGTCTATATGAGAGCCAACGgcccggtttgttagcatgctcaaaaagtTTTACTTAATCCCCCTACGTTTCCgagcaacatcctcctggtctagaagagatatcctgtgcttaattctagccatttcttcttttttcttatcatctAACGGGTCCTGTAGCAAGGCTTTTTCCACCACCTCCAATTTGGCTACCCatcttgccctctcttctaattttttcctctgtatgcctattgtatatttaatagctagACCCCTCATAAaggccttggccgtatcccaaagcatttgtggggttactcccttcctattttcttaaaaaaacccacctcatttcccttttaaacatttggtgaaatccttgttctttcactatctctgtattcatcatccaccttctcttcctcccctgccttactcctttccacaccaataacAGTGGATTATGATCAGCCCATGTATTAACCTTGATTGCTACTTCCTTAATCaggtccccaatttctggtgtcatcCAAGCCATGTCAATCCTAgacaggattgatgtctatgtgaaaagaaggtaaattgttGTTTTTGTGGGTGGAATTCATGCCATACATCCTTTATATTcatatattcctccctcatgtcttcaaaggtttggGGAgggccctcctcctttctcttaatttcctccccTTTTGGATATTTCCTGGGTTAtagtccattgtcctatctgccacagcgttataatcacccaccacatatatgtggtcatagcctaactctgcaattgtTTGATGCAACTTTCTAAAAAAGGTACTCTGATTATTGTTCGGCGCttatatggccaccagcaaaatTCTATATTGAtcaaatttcaattcaaccattaaaagtctTCCCTCACCATCAGTATACACCAAATTAGAATCAATAGGATCTTTAACATACagcacaatgccccttttcttttcatctgctaaacttgtGTGCATTATACCCAGCCGGAGGTAATGCagcacattttgctggtggttcacgatatgtacttcttgcaggcatgtcagatcacaattctttttccataaagcattcagtattttatttctctttcttagtgaattaaaaccatttatgtttaaagaaattaagcggagttcatccgccatgtttatttatGTAACGCTTCAAATTTTGTTGTCTACCTCGTCTGCAGTCTCTCATCTCTATTTTgactctcatttccccctttctcatctcctgGGGCACTATTCTTTTGCTCCTCTCCTCGGCTCTTGTTATCCAATTCTCCATCATTACTCTGGGATCCCCTCTTCAACTGACTTTCCATAAAAtcttgtgcatcttgcaatgattcaatccgaaacctctggtCTTGCCAGAGGAAGGACACCCCTTCTGGaaaaagccacctatacatcacctgaagtttcctcaattgtgttgttcggtcctgatatttctgcctcctttccctcactcttcttggtatctgttttatTACTGTCACCATCTCCCCCACGTATATGGTATTCTGGTCACTTggcttctggtaaatttcttctctcagaGATCGATTTTTAAACTTCACGTGCACTTCATGTGGCaatttctgtctcctagtataggaGGTATGGAACCTATAGATGTCATCAATATCACTCATTATCAACAGCTTATCTTTCTGGATGATCCCTGCAATCATCTCAACCataatttccttcatttcctcccctctttcaAATGTTGGGTCAACATTTATCTTTGCTGAAGTACCACCTGCATGAGTGTAGGATTCACCAAGGGTCACAGTTTGGAAACAATTTGCTTCTACATTTGATAACAGATGATTATCTAATTTTCAGGGTGTTAGcacacattattttttctttctacctCTTAGCTTGCAAATTTCAAAAAATGACTCTAGACTAAGTAATAGGAGGAATTTTCTTCTCTCAAATTTCCCAGATTTTTCATTATTCTATATTTTGTTTCAGCCATATGAGAGAGAAAGGATATTTGTACTTTTACAAATATAGCATTTAAAAGCTTTTCTATATTGAgaactatatttttttttcattttgaacagGAAAGACCCTTGTCACTCTGCAATGAGAAATGCCAATCAGGTTACAGAAAGACCAAAATTGAAGGAAAATtgttttgctgctatgattgcaCTCCATGTCCAAAGGGGAAGATCTCAGACCAGACAGGTAAAaacaaaagagagggagggagagaggaacatTTAATAGAACAACACTTGAGCTAGGTGAGGCTAGGAGATTTCCACATTTCCtcaattcaaaaagaaaaataattgtgaATTAAGGGACTAGGGAAATATGACCTCACAACTGCACCATTTTTAGTTTCAGATTAGATTAgaacagagatgtcaaactcaatttcactgggGGCCAGAAGAGGATtgagtttgaccttggggggtcagggtgggtgtgaccaatttGATTTCACTCGTGTTGAGGGAACCTGTGGTGTCCTGAGcaccctgccagcaaaaacaggctcccgagctctgttctGGCTGTGACCACaccctgcaaccttctgccagcaaaaatggagctcataaAGGCCGGCTGTGGCCACAGCCGGAAATGGAGCTCGTCCTCCTGCAGcccttccatttccattttctctGGTAGAGGCTCCATGGGCCAATCCTTCtatgtttccagggcagtcccctAACTAGATTGAAGCACCTTCCTGCCCAGATCTGgctcacaggccttgagttttacacccctgggttagaaggtcccttccaactctgttattctgttattttgaatgCTGTTCTCTTCAGCTGTTTTAGAAGACAAATATAGAAATATCCACCTGAAACTGCCCCTGTGATATATGGTAGGTGCCACAGTCCATGCACTGCCAGTCCTACAGGGACATTCACCACACACTGATTactcattttatttaaatttacagGGCATCTTGATAATTTGCATTCCTTTATTTCTTAGATAACAAGGGTAATCAATCTGTCTAGAAGTAGCAAAATGTTACTATATTAAATATAATGTTCACTCACACATGGCTGATAGAATTCACTGATATTAAGGGTTgatttgctttatttcttttacaGGATGACATTTTCGTGGTCAATGAACAAACAAAGTTTCTGTCTATCTAATAATAATGTGTTCTTTAGTATAAAATCTTTACCAAGAAAAAAGTGATTCCACTGGAGCTCAATCATAGCAGTTGCATCATTTGTATCTATAGATGCACCATAATATCATGCAATATCCTAAGGGCTTTCTTCTAGCATTTTGacttaaatatatacatttgccTTTCCAGATATGGACGATTGCTTCCAATGCccagaagatcaatatccaaacAATGAACAGGATTTATGCATGCCAAAGCATGTAAGTTATCTATCTTATGGAGACCGGTTGGCGACAGGTTTAGCCACATCAGCTCTTGTGCTTTCTTTTATCACAGTTGTTGTGCTAGGAATCTTCTTGAAGTACCACAACACTCCCctcgtcaaagccaacaaccgcagCCTCTCCTACACCCTTCTTctatccctcctcctctccttcctttgttcTCTGCTTTTCCTCGGTCGACCCACGAATGTGACTTGTCTCCTTCGACAGACTGCTTTTGGGATCATCTTCTCAGTGGCTGTTTCTTGCatgttggccaaaaccatcactgtggttcttgctttcatggccaccaagccaggatcaAAGATGCGAACCTGGGTTGGGAAAAGACTGGCCCTTTCCATTGTTCTTTCCTGTTCTCTTATTCAAAGTACTTTTTGTATTGTATGGCTTGgaatttctccccccttcccagaCTTTGATGTGTGGTCCATAAATAGTGAAATAATTATAGAATGTAATGAAGGTTCGGTGGCAATGTTTTATTCTGTGTTAGGTTTTATGGGCTTCCTGGCCTTTATTAGTTTTGTTGCAGCTTTCCTAGCCAGGAAACTACCAGACACTTTCCAGGAAACCAAGTCGattactttcagcatgctggtgtTTTGCAGTGTCTGGTTATCTTTTGTGCCTGCCTACATAAGCACCAAAGGAAAATACACGATAGCTGTGGAGATCTTTGCCATCTTGGCCTCTAGTGCTGGGCTCCTGGCTtttatctttttccccaaatgttacATCATTATAATTAGACCAGATCTTAATAAAAAGGAGCAATTAATAAAAAGAGCAAATTAAAATATGTTGTCAACATTGTTTCCTTTTTCTCCAGTTGTGAAAACACAATGGT
This Thamnophis elegans isolate rThaEle1 unplaced genomic scaffold, rThaEle1.pri scaffold_38_arrow_ctg1, whole genome shotgun sequence DNA region includes the following protein-coding sequences:
- the LOC116523496 gene encoding vomeronasal type-2 receptor 26-like; protein product: MELLFASDAFIPNYNCHLQNNLIAIIGGPSSVAFLDMATIVTPYKFVQVACSSTLEIKTETSLNFFYWMFPNAISQYKGFLQILLHFGWTWIGLFFLDIGNIADILWRNILPMFSKRGVCFEFIEKMPGAFLSDDEKTVRRSHAILNTVFNSTTNIVLLHGEFQSILNLRFLLNLLEFSNVDYGTKVWVMTADVDFSSVLFQKSWDINFMRGALSLSVQSVEIPGFQNFVQMRNPNLDKEDSFLKEFWQQTFNCIFPMTSMEEEGETLCTGEEKLENLPMTVFETSMTVHSYSVYTAVYAIAHALHSLYSFQGQQRVMKRQEFLSQDSWKERPLSLCNEKCQSGYRKTKIEGKLFCCYDCTPCPKGKISDQTDMDDCFQCPEDQYPNNEQDLCMPKHVSYLSYGDRLATGLATSALVLSFITVVVLGIFLKYHNTPLVKANNRSLSYTLLLSLLLSFLCSLLFLGRPTNVTCLLRQTAFGIIFSVAVSCMLAKTITVVLAFMATKPGSKMRTWVGKRLALSIVLSCSLIQSTFCIVWLGISPPFPDFDVWSINSEIIIECNEGSVAMFYSVLGFMGFLAFISFVAAFLARKLPDTFQETKSITFSMLVFCSVWLSFVPAYISTKGKYTIAVEIFAILASSAGLLAFIFFPKCYIIIIRPDLNKKEQLIKRAN